In Uranotaenia lowii strain MFRU-FL chromosome 2, ASM2978415v1, whole genome shotgun sequence, one genomic interval encodes:
- the LOC129747985 gene encoding uncharacterized protein LOC129747985, protein MKAFVVFAMAIALVASAAIEKKPEAEGAEKKQDKRGLWDLGYGYESSHGWDHALKLSHGWEEPHHYSTTIIKKEHVAVPVEVEKHVPYPVKVPYPVHVEKHVPVIVEKKVPVVVEKPVAVPVKVPYKVKEYIEVPKPYPVHIEKPVPVIVKKPVYIEKHVPLVVKSHGWEPHGHSYAEFHSY, encoded by the exons ATGAAG GCTTTCGTAGTATTCGCCATGGCCATTGCTCTGGTGGCCAGCGCCGCCATCGAGAAGAAGCCGGAAGCCGAAGGTGCCGAGAAGAAGCAGGACAAGCGTGGCCTGTGGGACCTCGGGTACGGATACGAATCTTCCCACGGCTGGGACCACGCCCTGAAACTGTCGCACGGATGGGAAGAACCTCACCACTACAGCACCACCATCATCAAGAAGGAACACGTCGCTGTCCCGGTGGAAGTTGAGAAGCACGTGCCATACCCAGTCAAGGTCCCATACCCAGTGCATGTGGAGAAGCACGTCCCAGTCATCGTCGAGAAGAAGGTCCCAGTCGTGGTCGAAAAGCCAGTGGCCGTCCCAGTCAAGGTCCCATACAAGGTCAAGGAATACATCGAAGTGCCCAAGCCATACCCAGTGCACATCGAGAAGCCAGTCCCAGTGATCGTCAAGAAGCCCGTCTACATCGAGAAGCACGTCCCATTGGTGGTCAAGTCCCACGGTTGGGAACCACATGGTCACTCATACGCTGAGTTCCACTCCTACTAA